DNA from Evansella sp. LMS18:
AATTCTGTACATATCTTCATACATGCTTTTATTTACCCAGTCGTCTGGATCAACGAACCCAATATAATCACCCTTTGTAATCTCTATGCCCGCATTACGTGCAGCTGACACACCGCTGTTTTCCTGATTAATTATTTTTATTCTTTTATCTTTTTTAGCATATTGTTTTAAAATATCAAGACAGTTATCGGTTGAACCATCATTTACAGCTATTATTTCTATATCAGTAATCGTTTGTGCTATCAGACTGTCAAGGCACCTTGATAGATATGCTTCTACATTATAAATAGGTACGATAATACTTATTTTTGGCTTCACATAAAACCTCCGTGATTTGTTGTTAAAAATAATAAAAACTGCGTGGGAGAGGCATTTTTTTCCTCCCGTAGTATAATATTACATGCAATACTCTTATCGGGCCTCCCATTGCGATGCCTCCCTGCTGCTCATAAACTTTGTATATAGCTGCGCTTTTTCCTCAAGCACCCGGTGTACGGAATACTTGCTTTTAATCAGCGTCCTGCCGTTAGTGCCAAGGTTGTTTCGCAACTCCTTATTTTTAGCCAGAAGGAGGATTTTGTTTGCGAATAATTCAACATTGTCTTTATCTGTGAGAAAACCATTTTTATTTGGCTGTATAAGCTCTTTATGACCTCTGTTATCTATCGCTGCCACAGGCAGACCTGAAGCCATAGCTTCCATTACGTTGACCGGAAGCCCTTCCCGAAAACTGGAAGCAACTGAAACATCACACATAGGAAGAAGCCGGTCGATATCCTTCCGCAACCCGAGAAAATCAACCATCCCACTGACCCCAAGACGGTCCGCAAGCTGTTTGCATTCCTCCAGGGAAGATCCTTCTCCAGCTAACAAAAGACGAGCTTCAGGGAGCTCGTCTTTAATCATTGCCAGCATTTTCAGAAGATGCTGTTGGTTCTTGTTTTTATTAAATTCAGCCGCGTAAAACATAAGGAATGCTTCGGGATCGTAACCATACATATTTCTCAGTTCTTCTTTCCCTTTTAATCCAGCGGGCTTAAACCGTTCCGTATCCACTCCAACACCATGTATCTGTTTGATTTCTCCGGCGTTAAATTTATGGTTAGTCGCAAGTAAATAATCCTCATCGTTAATGGTGATTAGACAGTCTGTGTATCTTGATAAGAATCTTTCAATTGGATAATAAACCGCCCAGTTTACCGAGGAAGATCCTTTACAAAAGTGGAAACCGTGCGCGGTATATAAAACTTTAGTTCCCCTTTTCCTTGCCTCTCTGGCAGCCAGCCGGGCAAGAACCCCTCCAAGGGGAGTGTGGCAGTGGATGATTTGGTAGTCATTTTCCTGAATAATGGCTTTTAGCTCCCTGTAGGCTCTCAGGTTATCAGTCTTAAATGGAGATCGCTGAATCGTTATGTTAAATTTCCGGTCTGTAAAGGGTAAAGTCGTTTTGCCTGCTGCTGCTACATGCACTTCCCAGCCTTGCTCCTTAAACCATTTCATATATGGCAGATGAAATGCGCTGAAATGGTAGTCGACTGTGGCACAATATAATATTTTCGGCAAGTTCCTCCCTCCATCCCTTTCTATTCTTTAATCGATTCCTTTTCGAGAACCTCAGATAAATATTCGAGCACAGCGTATTTCAAATCTTCTCTTTGCACTGCAAAATCGATTGTTGTTTTAATGAATCCCATTTTTTCCCCGACATCGTATCTGATACCTTCAAAGTCATAGGCGTAAACAGCTTCAAACTTATTAAGCTCTGCAATAGCATCAGTAAGCTGGATTTCCCCGCCTGCTCCAGGGTTTATATTTTCCAATATTCCAAAA
Protein-coding regions in this window:
- a CDS encoding glycosyltransferase family 4 protein gives rise to the protein MPKILYCATVDYHFSAFHLPYMKWFKEQGWEVHVAAAGKTTLPFTDRKFNITIQRSPFKTDNLRAYRELKAIIQENDYQIIHCHTPLGGVLARLAAREARKRGTKVLYTAHGFHFCKGSSSVNWAVYYPIERFLSRYTDCLITINDEDYLLATNHKFNAGEIKQIHGVGVDTERFKPAGLKGKEELRNMYGYDPEAFLMFYAAEFNKNKNQQHLLKMLAMIKDELPEARLLLAGEGSSLEECKQLADRLGVSGMVDFLGLRKDIDRLLPMCDVSVASSFREGLPVNVMEAMASGLPVAAIDNRGHKELIQPNKNGFLTDKDNVELFANKILLLAKNKELRNNLGTNGRTLIKSKYSVHRVLEEKAQLYTKFMSSREASQWEAR